Within the Bacteroidales bacterium genome, the region TATTGCGTTCCTATAAGATAAACACTGGTAAAAATAACGGGTTCACCGGTTTCTTCTTCTGTTATAAACCCTTTAATGCTGGCGTTTTGAGAAAAAGAAAAGAAGGATAATAATATAAAAATAAGGCAGAATAAAAAGCGTATTTTCATTGGTCTCAGTAATTTTGCGTGTAAAGATAAAAGATTCTTCTGTTAAATTACTTTTGAGAATAATTTTTTTTGTTAATAGTGCAGGTTTCAGAAATAAAAAGTGGTATGAAATGAATATATTTAATGTAATATCTGATAAATTAATTCTTTCATTAATTCTCCGTCGGGAACGGAGGCATTATCAATTCCTTTACTTTTTAAATCGTATTTTTTCAGAAGTGAAATGATTTGTTTGGTTTTTTTATAATTATAATTACCTGCAGCAATTTGGTAATCGACAAAAAAGTAAGGATTAATGCCGAGTTCAGCGCTGGCAATGCTTTTCGATTTATCGCGCAAGCTGTGAAGCAGTAATATTTTTGAATAAAAATTAAAAAGAATTCCAATAACTTTTATGTTTGGATTTTCTTTTTCGTTAGCTGCAAAATAATTGATGATTTGATTTGATTTCAGGATATCTTTTTTTCCCAATGAGCGTTGAAGTTCAAAAACATTAAAATCTTTACTGATGCCAATATAATATTCAATATGCGAAGTGGTAATTTCAGAACCTTCAGGAACATTAATGGAAAGTTTATTCAGCTCATTGGTGATTTTGCTAAGGTCGGAGCCAAGATACTCTGAAAGAAGTAATGCTGTTTCGGGGCGAATGGTGTAATTTTTTTTCTTCAGAAAATTCTGGATCCATGAAGGCAACTGATTATCGTAAAGTTTATCAGAATTAAAAAGAACGCCATTTTTATCGATTATTTTCGCTAACGATTTTCTGCGGTCGATGGTTTTATACTTGTAACAAATAACAAGTATTGTTGAGGCTAATGGTTTTTCAATATAGTATTCCAAAAGTCCTTTTTCTTTTTCGCGGCCATCAGGCACAAGACTTTTCATTCCCTGTGCTTCTTTCACAATAACCACCTGGTAATTCGACATCATAGGGAAGCGTTTGGCGTAGCTTATAACTGCTGAAACATCAGCATCGCGCCCATATATAATGGTTTGATTAAATTCCTTTTCGGTATCATTTAAAAGATTTGCAGCAATATAATCGGATATTTCATCAATAAAATATGGTTCATCGCCCATAAGAAAATATACCGGGCGATAAATTTTTTTTTCGAGTTCGTTGATTATTTCTTCGAATTTCATTTAAGAGGAGTGCGTTTTTTTATTCATTGTAATCAAAGTACAAATGTTTAACCGTTTGTCCGTTATTTATCAACTGGTTCAGTGAGTCAATGCCAATCTTTAAATGTTCTTCAGTAAATTGCATGGATACTTTTTTGTCGCTTTCTTCTGTTTTCACTCCTGAAGAAATCATAGGTTGATCGGAAACCAGCAGTAATGCTCCCGATGGAATATGATTGGCAAAGCCTACGGAAAAAATTGTTGCCGTTTCCATATCTACAGCCATAACACGGATATTCCGTAAATAATTTTTAAAATCTTCATCATGTTCCCAAACCCTTCTGTTTGTAGTATAAACGGTGCCTGTCCAATAGTCATGATTGTGATCACGTATAGTGGTAGAAACAGCTTTCTGTAAATTAAATGCAGGAAGAGCAG harbors:
- a CDS encoding AMP nucleosidase, producing MKTKKEIVENWLPRYTGTALEEFGEYVLLTNFNRYVRMFAETYNAEIKGQDKSMPSATANNITIVNFGMGSANAATIMDLLSAAKPKAALFLGKCGGLKKKNNLGDLILPIAAIRGEGTSNDYFPPEVPALPAFNLQKAVSTTIRDHNHDYWTGTVYTTNRRVWEHDEDFKNYLRNIRVMAVDMETATIFSVGFANHIPSGALLLVSDQPMISSGVKTEESDKKVSMQFTEEHLKIGIDSLNQLINNGQTVKHLYFDYNE
- the holA gene encoding DNA polymerase III subunit delta; translated protein: MKFEEIINELEKKIYRPVYFLMGDEPYFIDEISDYIAANLLNDTEKEFNQTIIYGRDADVSAVISYAKRFPMMSNYQVVIVKEAQGMKSLVPDGREKEKGLLEYYIEKPLASTILVICYKYKTIDRRKSLAKIIDKNGVLFNSDKLYDNQLPSWIQNFLKKKNYTIRPETALLLSEYLGSDLSKITNELNKLSINVPEGSEITTSHIEYYIGISKDFNVFELQRSLGKKDILKSNQIINYFAANEKENPNIKVIGILFNFYSKILLLHSLRDKSKSIASAELGINPYFFVDYQIAAGNYNYKKTKQIISLLKKYDLKSKGIDNASVPDGELMKELIYQILH